One genomic region from Balaenoptera musculus isolate JJ_BM4_2016_0621 chromosome X, mBalMus1.pri.v3, whole genome shotgun sequence encodes:
- the LOC118888971 gene encoding small nuclear ribonucleoprotein E-like, with protein MAYRGQGQKVQKVQKVMVQPINLIFRYLQNRSRIQVWLYEQVNMRIEGCIIGFDGYMNLILDDAEEIHSKTKSRKQLSRIMLKGDNITVLQSVSN; from the coding sequence ATGGCGTACCGGGGCCAGGGCCAGAAGGTGCAGAAGGTGCAGAAGGTGATGGTGCAGCCCATCAATCTCATCTTCAGATACTTGCAAAATAGATCTCGGATTCAGGTGTGGCTTTATGAGCAAGTGAATATGCGGATAGAGGGCTGTATCATTGGTTTTGATGGGTATATGAACCTCATATTAGATGATGCAGAAGAGATTCATTctaaaacaaagtcaagaaaacaGCTGAGTCGGATCATGCTAAAAGGAGATAACATTACTGTGCTCCAAAGTGTCTCCAACTAG